CATGAAGCACTCAGGGTAGCAGGGAATTCTGGGAGGTAAGAAATGATTActgtaaataaaattatacagtgTCACCTTGAGTGAATTTAGATACTGTATATTCAGCTGGGTTAGCTTTTTTGTCACAGCTTTGACAATGTTAGGggctgtggataattaaaacatgctcCTGGTAAATGCAACTAATTGTATTTGGCCTCAAACCCCCTCCCTCATCCCTAAACGTAAGTTTGGAAGTTTGAAAATCCAAACCAATCAACTTGACTTCAGATGATCCCCTTGAATTGGCAATGCAGGATATACTACTAATGTCACACCAATCTCAGATCTATTCACAACATAACAGatgaaatgcacatttttcactcaagttttgtcattttttttttaatatgtcATGTTACAGGATAGCTTGTCTTTCATCACCAACACTTTACCAAAAACTGAGAGAGTTGAAACCAGCTACCTGTACAGCAGTCTTGTTTGAATATGACAGAAgatttgaaatttactcaaCTGACTTTGTGTTCTATGATTACAAATCACCACTGGAATTTCCGGATTCCATAGAATTTCAATCCTTTGACATCGTCATTGCGGATCCACCATTTCTGTCTGAGGAATGTTTGAAGAAAACAGCCGAAACTGTGAAGTTTCTCACAAAGGACAAAGTAATACTATGCACAGGTTTGTGTAATTTATCACAATTTAAAAAACTGGAAAAGAGGGGAGTAGTTTATAAGAAGTGCTATTTGTATTGTGTTTAACCATCTGCATGGATATTAATTATACATTActgctttgtcaataccagtgaacaTTGTGACATCATCCCCcctgattattactgataacgTATCTGATCACCCAGTattgtggccccagatgttttAACATCTGTAAATTCCTTGGCAttgacaaaacaataaaatatagcaataatgtactccCTCAAGTAGATATTATACTCCATAATTTGTGCAGTTTCCTTGCTGCTATTCTGGGAGGGGGACATTATTGCGTATTTAAAGGTCCAGCAACAGAACAGAAAATAAAGTTTAGCCACAGCCATTGGTCAATGGCAAGTGAAACGTAAATCTGTAGTGATAAGGGTTATATCATGATTCATGAATCAAGCCATATGTGATTCAAATGAAGCTTCTAGAACAATTTGCTAATGCTGACACAAAAGACTCTAATTTTTGTGACCTTCCAGTAGAAATTTCTTTCTTGTACAGTTTTCATTGTCCTTTTGCATACCAATGGCCAATAGTTGACCTTTTCAATTATGGTCATGGAGGGACCAAGACGATACAACCTATCTAAGAGCACAGCCCTCACAGCTAAATAGTTCAGTCTTATCCTGGTTGCACTGTGAGGGCGCCATCATGAGTACTAGTGTCATTTCTTTctgaaatgttagaaaatgctGAATTGTGAAGTGCTTTACATCCAATTCCTATCCTTTTATTGTGATTACAGGTGCTGTGATGGAGGAAGTAGCCAGTGAAGTTCTTGGTGTTCATTTATGTGAATTTAAACCAAAACACACACGGAACTTAGCAAATGAGTTCAGGTGTTTTGCTAATTACCAAACAGGTCTTGAGAATACAACCTAAATAGTAATGCTTCATATAGAAGTAATTTTGTCATCATGGTTAGTCATTATCTGATAAACAAAATGACCATTTCTACTTTATGAAACTACCATTTATTTATGATTTGTATCTCTTTTGAACTTTAAAGAAGGTATCTTGTCTTGAAAGATATACAGTAAACCCACATCAAAGGTGTGCGGACACTTGTCATGTTTGTTGTTGCAGACAATGCCTCATTGTCCATTTTCCAAGATGATATCATCCCGAATAGAATCAGATGTAGATGTTGAAGTTTCAACAATTGCTTGTTGGCACTTGTCATTACCTTCCTTACAAGCAGTGAGAAACAACCAAGTGCAGAGACAGGGCAATCTCCAACCCATCAAGGAACAACCAAGTGTAGAGATGGCGCCACCTCTGACCCATTGAGGAACAACCAAGTGTAGAGATGGCGCCACCTCTGACCCATTGAGGAACAACCAAGTGTAGAGATGGCGCCACCTCTGACCCATTGAGGAACAACCAAGTGTAGAGATGGTGCCATCTCTGACCCATTGAGGAACAACCAAGTGTAGAGATGGCGCCATCTCTGACCCATTGAGGAACAACCAAGTGTAGAGATGGTGCCATTTCTGACCTATTGAGGAACAACCGAGTGTAGAGATGGCGCCATCTCTGACCCATTGAGGAACAACCAAGTGTAGAGATGGTGCCATCTCTGACCCATTGAGGAACGACCAAGTGTAGAGACCAGCCATTCTTTTTATCTTACTTACACAAGGTTGAGATGATACAAAATTGTTTGTCCTGCATTTGTCACTGACCTGAGAGAGAGTAATGGAATGTGATTTTCACATTAGATTTATGAAATGTGACATTGAAATGCAATTTTAAGTCCTGATAGACTGCACTTCTTGTCTGGAAATTACGTTAGCAGTGACAATATACAGACCTCTGTGAGCAATCTAGATGGTTCTCATCTTTTGAAGTGGACATGCTTGGTACAATTACACATGCAGGACCCAggacatttttcaaacatttcttttGGATATTTATGTGATTTACACTGTCGTCTACATTTTACTTTCAAGGTGTTCATTTAAAACTTTGTATGGATTTGTGCTTCAGGAGGATACATTGTATTTATCGTCCTCCTTAAATCTAAAAggtgaatatttaaaaaataaagtcaATGATATTCAAAAAGTTTCAAAGCTGACATGACTTATGTTACATTGTACAAGTTCTAGTTGACAGGTGTATTTCACAAGAAGTGATTAAATGTTGCCGAGACATTTTAAATAATGATAACATATACTGATTCACAATGACGTTCATCCTTCGACTGTCCAACACAATTTGAGAATGATTCTAATTGACAACCTTATATTCTTGCATGAACTCATAGATTAAGGCTCTGCCAATCTGAttcaaatcagatgtagagtatggCGACGTCTATACTTcagcggtattctcttgctgtcacctgtagtgagaggcgacagcaagagaataccgcgtaagtaTAGACGTCGCCTTACTCTACATCTGGTTTGAATCATTGAGGCTGTGCATGCCACATGTAGTACTTTGCCACACTTAAACATGTATAACAATCAGTGAAATTACCATTGTCAAATTGCCATTGTCAAATTAAAACGGAAACACTCATAGAGGTCTTCTCTCAATGTGAATGAATACAGAAACCAAAATAGTGTTTCGTTGACCAACTTGCCTGCTTCACATCCACAGGTATGTATGCATATTATCACATCACTCCCAATGTCTGACAGCAATCACAGCACTAaggcaatctgattaaaatcagatgtagagtacggcgacgtctacttacgcgtacgcggtagtgagaggcgacaggaAGAGAATACGGCGTACGTACGCgtaagtagacgtcgccgtactctacatctgattttaatcagattgagcaCTAAGGATATGTAATTGACAACAAAAGTAAATGCTTTTGCTATATTGCATCATGGCCAGGTCACAGCATCCAGTTCAAGAGGCAGgatttcgggggggggtattgaaataaaatgaattagAACAAGTCTGTAATggttgagccagatatgattgCCTGAGTTttaatgaataaaaaatttaCAGTGTCATCCCTGGGTTGCATTCTGGATCAGTACAAGAGATATGCAGGTTAAACTATTACTGTGTAAGTACAACAGATATATGAAGATTATGCTCAGGGTCATACATAGGTTATGGACATCATTGATGAATTACAATAAACGAGGATATAATATCCCAACATGAATATAATAGCCATGTTCTGAATAAGCTGGAAGCTTCATGCTGATAAAATGGAACCATGGAAATATGTCAGCTGATCAGTGATGACATCATTATAGTGATAAAGTCAGCTGACCTGTGATGATATCATTGACATTACAATAAACAGATGACTGTGAACAATGAGATATTCAACTTACATAGTTTCAGGAAAACTGTTTTTGCCAGGGATAGAAAGAACCAGTAGATGATTTGGGAACGTTCATACGACTTAAACcattgtttgatacaagatttATATACTTAGAGTAACTGCAGTGTTTTACTGGTGGCTCACTACCATTTTAGGGAGAGAgtctttttttactttttggagATTCCATGAGTACATGGAAGATTATTGCATAAAGTCACTCAGTTTACAAGATAATGTTGATGCACAACTTCAGGAGTGTCAATAATTACTAACTACCCCTTTGCTGAAAGCAAgcatgatttttgtttgtgattACCTACTTCCATTCCAACAAAATTTTCCGTGTACTTAAATTAAACATTGCCAATGTAGGAGAAAGGCACCTCCAATCATcagataatattgtaaaagcTTGCACGAGGTCAAAAGTTTATGTGACTGTAAATTCTGTCACATATGGTGCGTTTTACACTGAACTTGATTAACTCTGAGTTTTATGACATTTAAAATCTTGTTTGACTACAAGCAGAGTTGAGGTTGTACCGGTATACAGTTGgccagtatttcagcatgtttcaattGGGCAAACAacttttcatatcaaataaattcatgaaaaaactaaaaaagagCATCTTTGTCCCTGTAACAAAAATATAGGACTCTCCCCTCTAAGTCACAACCCTTTGAGTCACGACAGCATAGGACTCACCCCTCTAACTTACAAACCCTTTGAGTCACGACACAGCAAAGGATTCACCCCTCCAACTCACAAACCCTTTGAGTCACGACAGCATAGGATTCACCCCTCTAACTTACAAACCCTTTGAGTCACGACAGCATAGGACTCTCCCCTCTAAGTCACAACCCTTTGAGTCACGACACAGCGTAGGGACTCTCCCCTCTAACTTACAAAACTTTACAAATTGATGTACTTGTATTACATACAATATTTCTGCCATAGTCACTTTCTTGGGTCAATGGTGAAGCAACTCCCAGTTGACGAGATGCTAGTGTTCAAGTCTCTGATAGTAAACCTATTCCTGCCAGACCCTGGCAGACAGTATCATTTCCAAGTCTGCAAAGTCATGAAAAATGGTATTAAGCCACATCAATGCGTATAATGACACGGTATGTTACATCAGGTTTGGTTGCTAAAATCATGTTCACTGAATCTAGATATTCATGGCCTTTACATATTTCAGACttcattttgttaaaatgtgacATACAGGACATGTTATGCTCTAGTGGTTTtcaccaacttgacctgatagtgaTGTGAACTTGGCTGCATTGAGATTATTACAAAAATGGCAACCTTGGGGACACCTTGAAATTCAATGCTATCTTCAGTAAAGTTAGTCAGTCCTGTTTCTCAAGCTCCAAGAGTTGTAAACACTGCTTTCTCAAATCACAAGGACCCATGACTGTATCAAATATTACCTGAATACATTGCTGTCAATATTCTGTAACAATACATTCAGGTCCACATTAACTTTATAGTATTTTTGTAACATAAAGAGTAACCACAATATACTGAGGTAGAATATGCTGCAAATTTCAtgttcataaaacaaaaaacagagatattttgataaaaaagaacaATTGGAACAATGAAAGTTACAGCTGCTGGTCAAGTTAAACtactaaattttgaattttacacatTCAatttaggtagaatgcgcctcggggacagatattgggacacaaacttttacaataaagcacccccagcgatggtataccacaagattttgacaagttcacgaCATACATGCACGGGCGATAgttgggtgtgatttattgctaatatatcataacagtatattgaaattctggcatggaacgtcataaTTGGATTTTTGCTAAAGCTGAGAGCTCACAcatatgccagccgtggtatatcgccaatataccacagttcttttctcctctccaccaatcagatcgctgtatttgcaccatcaatatactggtatgatataatttctgACAaaccacttgtggaggttcattttaaagctcttggtgtgagaaaacttttcaccggcttagttttttgaaattcgaaaattgtgtttttctccacagagttaacacagggatgaaggccattttgaactttaaacatcagtaaatcttgggttgtttctctagtaccaaaatttgcatggtgacccaagATTTTTACTTTGGAAAGAAAATAGATTctttatcccttttcctgcgagacagtatcacttccccatcagcaaagtcagtaaaaagcggtattgagccaaaacatgacttatttcacccacttggcttggtctgttatagcgtctttagtccaaaaaaaaaatcaagtttacagtatttatgttttcaacagccttcaaatgtccAGTATTATGTGAAAATataccatatggaatatgttgtgtttcattaattttaaccatcttgaccttgtggtgaaatatggacttggcaggaaaagggttaaggaaagtttgagcaaaagttgaagtctttcactttcgaggcgcatactaccagACTTTCTCATGACAAAGAAGGCAGATGCATTTCATGGAATGTTCAATGAGGGTTTTTCAATAGTATTCCACTGTCAGTCTCAGCAGGTTTTCATTTCTTTCTGGTCCATGGAACTCAATTTTTACATCCACAAAAAATTTGCTGTGATGGCCAAACAGACAAAGTAACGATGTCATtgctatttttttattattttattaaactaATTCATTTTATGTTGTTCTGGTAATTCTGTAATGTTGGTCATCAGAGAATAAATGCCAGCTTGGAGGTCAGCCTTTCAACTGTACAAGAAGAATTTTCTTATTACAAGATATATAAGCTGTAAAAGTTTCATCTGGTCAGTAATAAGCAGCAATCTTGAATTTCTGTACATTTTCAAAGCATGTATAACATGCTGCAACTAAAACCTTTTGTTACACATTGTTATCAAAAGATTCATAGATTGAACACTATTGTTAGTATCCGTTTTTCACTCAGAGTGGGGGGAGTCGGTGATACCTTttaggtagaacacgcctcagggacagatattgggactctcacttttacaattcttttctgatctaccacttgtgggggctcattttaaagctcttggtgtaaaacttttcactggtagttttttgaaaatcgaaaattttacttctcaccatggagttaacacagggatggtggccattttgaatttaaaatatcggtaaatgttaggtaatttgtttaatTAGTGCCGGAATTTGCATGGAGACCCCCtatagaatggttgaaagatgccgtgagggaagtttgagcaaaagtttaagtctttcatttttgaggcgctCACAAGTGTAGAAACAAAGCTCATTGCATCTACCAAGTAAAGCACACTGAAAGTATTTCAGGATGTGTAATAAGAAGTAACCTTCCTACACGGTATCAAATATGTGTACAAATGAAACATTGCATCTTCTCTTCccttaaaaaaatgtttttggttACTTACTTGACATCTGACACATATTTGAACTGTAAAAACAATCCAATtgatatcaaaaatataatttctgcTCTGCTGTAGTAGACAAATGTgtcaaatatgatattttgtaCAACCCATGACCACTTTTGTCTGCTACCTACACCATCATTGGAAGTagaaaacacaaacatacatacagaacaGGTATTTCGCTACATTTGTACCAGGTATCCTAAACCACAGTAAAGGCAATTTAAAATGCTACATGTATATGGAAGCAGGCAAAAATAAGGGCCGACGTTTTACAATAGAAAGACATTTCAAACTCAGCAAATTTCTGAGAAATACAACTCATAAATGGCAGTGatatatttgtctgtctgtgctGTTTTAAACTGCTCTGATAGCACTGATGATCTCAGctgacaaaactgtcacttgAATATTCCATGAAAGCTCAACAACAAATGAGGAATCCAGTACAATTATTTACTGTCTCCCTTTACAAACACCTACAGACATGATCACCATCTATCCACACAATATGCACCATGCAGACTTGTGtagtttgcattttttttcagaagaaaCAATAACAAATCTTCAACTGACAACTCGGCTAATTTGTTTCATATAACAAATAACAGTATTTTTTACCGACatatatttttctgaaaacagaaatttcagttttcacTGCATCATGCCGACACATGTCAGTATTTACAGTGTAAAGATTTCAGGAGACAAGTTAGTCCAAGTAAAGACAGCAAATAAAGTACTGCACTGTATCTTGTGTTGTCTACCCATGGCATTGGATACATGATGTTGACATGACAACTACTCTGTTATGAAATGTACATGCTGCACTGACAAACAGAGAGAATGAATTGTTTTCTGAATTCATGACAAATCTGACCAATTAACTCAGGAATAAATAAAGAATGGTAAAATGCTAATGTGATTTGTTACAATTGGGCTATTAGCAAATCAGCAATTTAGGAATTATCTAGAAGGGGAATGGCTAATCAATGTCTGAATGTCAATCTCTTACTTCATAGATATTACCACATACAACAAAATGGTTAATGAACGGTTTATGTGATATTGGCATTTCCAAGTAAAGCCACTTTGATTGACAGTTGTCCTCTAAAGTGAGAATAAATATGCAGCAATACTGAGTGACCACATCGGGATTACAGTGTTAACTCATTGGAATGTTGGGACATACATATCAGATTCACAGATGGTACAACTGCTTTCTGGtttcttaatttgttttgttaaaaGATCCAACCAGGTTGTGTATACTTGTAGAGTATCTGTTCTGACTATGAGACTTGATTTTATTTGCCCTCATCGATGTCATCTTTTGTCTCATAACTCTAGGCATCCTGTCACGTACTGTAGGCATACACAGGCTTCATTCTGCAACTTCTTCACTGTCATCTCTAAGAATCCTTCTTAAGGTCAATTCCCAGACTccttcaaaggtcaattttcaGACTCCTTCAAAGGTCAATTCCCAGACTCCTTCAAAATCCTTTCCAGAATTCTCCTTCAGTCAATCAATACCATACTGTTTCATGGTGTCCAAACTAAAGTGACAGCAGAAAGTATTTGTGTGACATCTGAGAATTCGACTTCATGGGGTTCATGGACTTTTGTGTGACATCAATTTGTGTTACCGAATTGTTAGATTTCTAATGATATACATTGCTTCACCATCAGTGCCACAGAGAAGGCAGTTATTTTCAATGTCTAATGTATTAATAGGCATTTTGTTATGAGGCAGCAGTGTGGTGATGTCTATGTTTCTTTGTGAGGTAGCTTCATTGCTAAGCCATGGACTGGATATCGATGTCTTTGCTTGACTTGATGCAAATCCAAGACCTTTTGATGCCGACGGAAAATGACCTCCTCCGGTTCCTACACctagggaaaaaaaatttggaaagaTCATATAAGATACTGTGGTAACAATGAATCCATGCGGTGGTTTTCAtaagtttacaaaaatataattgtGATGCAAATTTTGTGCAGCTTGACTGAATGTCATGGaacattgaaaagaaaagttcatcTCTAAGAAACTTTGTGCATTCAAGAAAAATTGTACACTCTTTGAGATGACACAAAGTCTTAAAATGATTACATCATGACTTGCACTCAGCATCTACAAACCTCACCATAGCATATGAACTTCACACCGGATACAAGATTTGTGATTTAATCGTTAATATTCACATTAACATAGTAATGAAAATTAAACACAGATACTGTCataaaatcgagaaaaaaaatgtgaGAGAAAGATTTCACTCAGTGTCTTCAACAATGGAAAAAGACACTCTGACATGTTGTGATGTAGTCTACATTGATTTTGTAAGGATTGCAGGATAACTATCAATTACTAAATCAACGTCAGGCAAAACTCAGAGTTTTTGCAGAAATCCACTTGTTCATTTGAGCTCTGTGAGACGTAATTATCTGTGGTTCAAATGCATACACAGAGAAGACAATACAGAGTGTGAAATTCACAAATGACAATACAAAGTGGGAAAATGAAAGTACCATTAAAGCTACCTGAACCAGCAATCATGGTAGTTGATAActgtgttgccatggttacttgtGATGATGTATTATCCCAGTGCCATACTGATCCATCCTCAGAACATGTAAATAAATGATCTGGATTTGTgggatgaaatttcaattcccACACTggaagaaagaaaataaaaaagttgttAATAAAACATGATGCCTTTttacatgactttgtaaaatgtttgaatttttgatatctaaTCTAAGAcacaaatgatgatgatgattaaaggGTGACAAATATACTTTACTGTATTAACCATTTTACAAAAGtaaccaaaatttgaaaatcattcaGATTTTGAACCTTGTTTTCATAAACTTGTTAGCCGTTTGCACTTCAAGTAATTTCTTTGagcaaatttaattttatttttataattttagcaATATGTGCAAATTCCACCACAATTttcataaactcatatttcaccaaaaaattttgacaaacagAAGGCCAccaatccctaggaacctgcctGTTAAATTTCATAATAAATGGACAAGCGGTGCcagatattttttgaccaaaaatgggaaaaattgcccttaAATACAATGTGAATTTAACCAAAATTTGAATGAACCTAATTGTGGTCAACCCTTGAAACCCGCATAATAAATTTCAGAGCAATATCTGATAAGTCAATTGCTGATGGACAATAGACGGACAAACCTCATATGCTGTGTTACTGACAGTGGTGCAGTGCTAAGATGATCCCTTAACCGAATGAAACATGCATTTATTGGTGAACTTCAGCAAAATAAAGCTATGTTTTTGACTGGGTTGACATTGTCATTTCAGTCTCAAGAGTTGTAACCACATAACTGACTACAATACAAACACTGCAGAGTACGTTTTactttgaaaatacaaaaaaatacttCACTTACTGTTAGTACTGTGAGCATCTAGCAGTGTAACTGGAAAACTTTCTTGCCTCATATCCCAGATAGTTAAGACTCCATCTTCTCCTCCAGTAGCTACAATATGAGGTTGATTTGGATGCTTGTCTATACAATGGAGAGGTATTCTTTCACCggaactgaaataaaatgtttcataCTTAAGGAATTGCTTGCAGCTGTTGTGTATTGTGTCTCTTCCTTCAGTAAAATTGACCAACGACACAAAAATATAATGGTATTAATACTAGTTGTAGACAATAAAATTGAGAGGTGAGTACATACATAGTATACAAACATCCACCACTGCATCTGTGACTGAAAGCTAAGAATTCAATTCCTTTGGTCTGCAGGACCTATCAATGCTCAAGAAAGTACATAAAATTGAAGACAAGAAGTATGCTCAACcttaaccctttacctgccagacagtatcacttccccatctgccaagtcagtaaaaagcggtattgagccaaaaccatatatattttcacccacttgactTGGTATCTTATAGCAACTTTAGTCTGGCAAAATCATGTATTGCTTACATTATCTCTATTTTCAGTGAccttcaaatattcaagtttttgtgaaaatgcaccatatgggataATGGTTTGCTTTACCAATTTCCACTAACATGATCTGATGGTAAAATATGAATTTGGCACGAATAAATGATAGTTACTGTTTCTCTGATTCTCAATAGCCATACATGACATATTACATACTTACAGTATGAAAGATCTGCTTGGTTGTGAGGTGGGCTGTCTTAGGTCCCAGATTTTCAGCTGACCCGTTGAGTTGACTGTAATGACTTCATATTGCTTTAAGTAACACACTGCATGAATTGTACAACTATCTGCATTATCTGCCGAGACAAAGACACAAATTCAGCTGAAATTCCATGGCAATGTGGTCCACACAACAGAAAGTAAATTACAATCAGGATAAAAAATAGAACTGTCTTTTAAAGTATTTTGCAGGTATCATGGACAAGCAAGCT
This genomic window from Ptychodera flava strain L36383 chromosome 10, AS_Pfla_20210202, whole genome shotgun sequence contains:
- the LOC139142633 gene encoding EEF1A lysine methyltransferase 1-like, translating into MSDSDDDMPQLSAETLTALQEFYSEQEMKQKQIVAMQSGEIVEGIGIIDEDWQLSQFWYDEETATSLAHEALRVAGNSGRIACLSSPTLYQKLRELKPATCTAVLFEYDRRFEIYSTDFVFYDYKSPLEFPDSIEFQSFDIVIADPPFLSEECLKKTAETVKFLTKDKVILCTGAVMEEVASEVLGVHLCEFKPKHTRNLANEFRCFANYQTGLENTT
- the LOC139142635 gene encoding nucleoporin Nup43-like isoform X2; translated protein: MADPVVKFVSQKISKIRWRPRAQQGLQASDVFASGSWDDEENKIAIWKCSESLLQVDSKEQAVEQLEPELLCETRHIGDVTDLKYIDSERLIGTSSTGTVTVYRYHENAKTLSVHNNWESVHHHPSGKSCPCTCVAVNTPDVVSVGEDGRIQVLRLDQRHPVRTIDNADSCTIHAVCYLKQYEVITVNSTGQLKIWDLRQPTSQPSRSFILSGERIPLHCIDKHPNQPHIVATGGEDGVLTIWDMRQESFPVTLLDAHSTNMWELKFHPTNPDHLFTCSEDGSVWHWDNTSSQVTMATQLSTTMIAGSGVGTGGGHFPSASKGLGFASSQAKTSISSPWLSNEATSQRNIDITTLLPHNKMPINTLDIENNCLLCGTDGEAMYIIRNLTIR
- the LOC139142635 gene encoding nucleoporin Nup43-like isoform X1, whose protein sequence is MADPVVKFVSQKISKIRWRPRAQQGLQASDVFASGSWDDEENKIAIWKCSESLLQVDSKEQAVEQLEPELLCETRHIGDVTDLKYIDSERLIGTSSTGTVTVYRYHENAKTLSVHNNWESVHHHPSGKSCPCTCVAVNTPDVVSVGEDGRIQVLRLDQRHPVRTIDNADSCTIHAVCYLKQYEVITVNSTGQLKIWDLRQPTSQPSRSFILSGERIPLHCIDKHPNQPHIVATGGEDGVLTIWDMRQESFPVTLLDAHSTNMWELKFHPTNPDHLFTCSEDGSVWHWDNTSSQVTMATQLSTTMIAGSGSFNGVGTGGGHFPSASKGLGFASSQAKTSISSPWLSNEATSQRNIDITTLLPHNKMPINTLDIENNCLLCGTDGEAMYIIRNLTIR